In Pseudomonas fluorescens, a genomic segment contains:
- the mltF gene encoding membrane-bound lytic murein transglycosylase MltF: protein MFSPTALRPRCAKWLIATGLFLMLSACVDKPSTLERIKEDGVLRVITRNSPATYFQDRNGETGFEYELVKRFADDLGVKLEIETADNLDDLFGQLGKPNGPVLAAAGLVSSEQRLKQVRFSHPYLEVTPQIIYRNGQSRPTNAADLVGKKIMVLKGSTHAEQLAELKKQNPAIEYEESDAVEVVDLLRMVDEGQIDLTLVDSNEVAMNQVYFPNVRVAFDLGDASHQSWAVAAGEDNSLLNEVNSYLDKVGKNGTLQRLKDRYYGHVDVLGYMGAYTFAQHLQQRLPKYEKHFKAYAKEEKVDWRLLAAIGYQESLWQPAVTSKTGVRGLMMLTQNTAQAMGVSNRLDAKQSIMGGAKYLAKIKDELDDDIAEPDRTWFALAAYNVGTGHLDDARKLAQKDGLNPNKWLDVKKMLPRLSQKQWYSKTRYGYARGGEPVHFVANIRRYYDILTWVTQPQLEGNQVVEGNLHVPGVNKTKPPEENPQL, encoded by the coding sequence ATGTTCTCCCCTACTGCTTTGCGCCCGCGGTGCGCCAAATGGCTCATCGCAACCGGACTCTTCCTGATGCTCAGCGCCTGTGTTGATAAACCCAGCACGCTCGAGCGAATCAAGGAGGATGGCGTATTGCGGGTGATTACCCGAAACAGCCCGGCCACGTATTTCCAGGACCGCAACGGTGAAACCGGTTTCGAATACGAACTGGTCAAGCGTTTTGCCGACGACCTGGGGGTGAAGCTGGAAATCGAAACCGCTGACAACCTCGACGACCTGTTCGGCCAGCTGGGCAAACCCAACGGCCCGGTCCTGGCCGCCGCCGGCCTGGTCAGCAGCGAGCAGCGCCTGAAGCAGGTACGCTTTTCCCACCCGTACCTGGAAGTGACCCCGCAGATCATCTATCGCAACGGCCAATCGCGCCCCACCAACGCGGCGGACCTGGTGGGCAAGAAGATCATGGTGCTCAAGGGCAGCACCCACGCCGAACAACTGGCGGAGCTGAAAAAACAGAATCCTGCCATCGAATACGAAGAGTCCGACGCCGTTGAAGTAGTCGATCTGTTGCGCATGGTCGACGAAGGCCAGATCGACCTGACCCTGGTGGACTCCAACGAAGTGGCGATGAACCAGGTGTACTTCCCCAACGTGCGCGTGGCGTTCGACCTCGGCGATGCCAGCCACCAGAGCTGGGCCGTGGCCGCCGGCGAAGACAACAGCCTGCTCAACGAGGTCAACAGCTACCTCGACAAGGTCGGCAAGAACGGCACCTTGCAGCGCCTGAAAGATCGCTACTACGGGCACGTCGATGTGCTCGGCTACATGGGCGCCTATACGTTTGCCCAGCACTTGCAGCAGCGCTTGCCCAAGTACGAGAAACACTTCAAGGCCTACGCCAAGGAAGAAAAGGTCGACTGGCGCCTGTTGGCGGCCATCGGCTATCAGGAGTCACTCTGGCAACCGGCGGTCACCTCCAAGACCGGCGTGCGCGGGCTGATGATGCTGACCCAGAACACCGCCCAGGCCATGGGCGTGTCCAACCGCCTGGACGCCAAGCAAAGCATCATGGGCGGCGCCAAGTACCTGGCCAAGATCAAGGATGAGCTTGACGATGATATCGCCGAGCCGGACCGTACCTGGTTTGCCCTGGCCGCTTACAACGTGGGCACCGGGCATCTGGACGACGCGCGCAAGCTGGCGCAGAAGGACGGCCTGAACCCGAACAAGTGGCTGGACGTGAAGAAGATGCTGCCGCGCCTGTCGCAGAAGCAGTGGTACAGCAAGACCCGCTACGGCTATGCCCGTGGCGGCGAGCCGGTGCACTTCGTGGCGAACATCCGGCGCTACTACGACATCCTCACCTGGGTGACTCAGCCACAGCTGGAAGGTAATCAGGTGGTCGAAGGCAACCTGCATGTACCTGGGGTGAACAAGACCAAGCCGCCGGAAGAGAACCCGCAGCTGTAA
- a CDS encoding PTS transporter subunit EIIB, with product MFEKLQRAFWKALTPDLIAETVAPSTPSLLSADVLDALGGADNLKTQQRVALTRVRVQLQDAARVDVAALKAAGVPGVMVLAGGTVHLLTGLQGQ from the coding sequence ATGTTCGAGAAATTGCAGCGGGCGTTCTGGAAAGCCCTGACCCCGGATTTGATTGCCGAGACGGTAGCGCCGTCGACACCGAGTCTGTTGTCGGCCGATGTGCTGGATGCGCTCGGTGGTGCGGATAATCTCAAGACGCAACAGCGCGTGGCGTTGACGCGGGTGCGCGTGCAACTGCAGGACGCGGCGCGGGTGGATGTGGCGGCGTTAAAGGCGGCTGGAGTGCCGGGCGTGATGGTGTTGGCGGGAGGCACGGTACATCTGCTCACCGGCCTCCAGGGCCAGTAG
- the ptsP gene encoding phosphoenolpyruvate--protein phosphotransferase: protein MTATQPLELLAPVSGVLLALDKVPDPVFSSRLIGDGLCIDPTSQTLCAPLAGVISNIQDSGHAVSITDDNGVQVLMHIGLDTVNLAGKGFTRLVEEGQRVEAGQPLIEFDADYVALNARSLLTLMLVVSGEPFSVLATDLVEVGRPLLQLSPGEAVDAVDEEEGDALFSKPLTLPNANGLHARPAAVFAQAAKGFNASIYLHKQTQSANAKSLVAIMALQTVHGDTLQVSAAGEDAEVAITALVALLSEGCGEGVASVAEAVVTPPSATLLRGVCASPGSAFGQVVQVTEPELSIPEQGMGEATERAALARGLLAATEALQAFRDKAAGSAQAEIFRAHQELLEDPTLLEQAHSLLAEGKSAAFAWNSATLATVKLFQGLGNALIAERAADLADVGQRVLKLILGIQDNAWDLPERAILIAEQLTPSQTASLDTRKVLGFVTVGGGATSHVAILARALGLPAICGVSAQVLGLANGKQVLLDADKGELHLDPDLAEIEQLEAARKQQVLRHQRDVAQASLPATTRDGHHVEVTANVASLEEVEQSLTLGGEGVGLLRSEFLYLDRNRVPSPDEQAATYTAIARALGAERNLVVRTLDVGGDKPLAYVPMDAETNPFLGLRGIRLCLERPELLREQFRAILASAGFARLHIMLPMVSLLSELHLARKMLEEEALALGLTELPKLGIMIEVPSAALMADVFAPHVDFFSIGTNDLTQYTLAMDRDHPRLAGQADSFHPAVLRLIATTVKAAHAHGKWVGVCGALASEALAVPVLIGLGVDELSVSVPLIPTIKATVRELDLADCQIIARQVLGLEEAAQVREALRLYHAATVETSPVVEH, encoded by the coding sequence ATGACCGCAACTCAACCCCTGGAATTGCTGGCGCCCGTGTCGGGTGTGCTGCTGGCGCTGGATAAGGTGCCCGACCCTGTATTCTCCAGCCGCCTGATTGGCGACGGCCTGTGTATCGACCCCACCTCGCAGACCCTCTGCGCGCCACTGGCCGGGGTGATCAGCAATATCCAGGACAGTGGGCATGCGGTCAGCATCACCGATGACAATGGCGTGCAGGTGCTGATGCACATCGGCCTGGACACCGTGAACCTGGCAGGCAAGGGATTTACCCGATTGGTCGAGGAAGGCCAGCGGGTGGAGGCCGGGCAACCGCTGATCGAATTCGATGCCGACTACGTGGCGCTCAACGCCCGTAGCCTGCTGACCTTGATGCTGGTGGTCAGTGGCGAGCCGTTTAGCGTGTTGGCAACCGATCTTGTGGAGGTCGGCCGACCGCTGTTGCAGTTATCCCCAGGTGAAGCCGTTGACGCAGTGGACGAAGAGGAGGGCGATGCGCTGTTCTCCAAGCCGTTGACCTTGCCCAATGCCAATGGTTTGCACGCCCGCCCGGCGGCGGTGTTCGCCCAGGCGGCGAAAGGTTTCAACGCAAGCATCTATCTGCACAAGCAAACCCAGAGCGCCAACGCCAAATCGCTGGTGGCGATCATGGCGTTGCAAACCGTGCACGGCGACACCTTGCAGGTGAGTGCGGCGGGTGAGGATGCCGAAGTGGCGATCACTGCGCTGGTGGCCTTGTTGTCTGAAGGCTGTGGCGAGGGGGTGGCGAGCGTGGCTGAAGCGGTCGTTACGCCACCCTCGGCGACCTTGCTGCGAGGCGTGTGCGCATCGCCGGGTTCGGCGTTTGGTCAGGTCGTTCAAGTGACTGAGCCTGAGCTGAGCATCCCTGAACAAGGTATGGGTGAAGCCACTGAACGTGCCGCTTTGGCGCGTGGCCTGCTGGCTGCCACCGAGGCATTGCAGGCTTTTCGGGATAAGGCCGCCGGCAGCGCCCAGGCAGAGATTTTCCGCGCCCATCAGGAACTGCTCGAAGACCCGACCTTGCTGGAGCAAGCCCACAGCCTGCTGGCTGAAGGCAAAAGCGCCGCCTTTGCCTGGAACAGTGCCACGCTGGCGACCGTCAAGCTATTTCAGGGGCTGGGCAATGCGCTGATCGCCGAGCGTGCGGCAGATCTGGCGGATGTTGGCCAGCGCGTGCTGAAACTGATCCTGGGCATTCAGGACAACGCCTGGGACTTGCCGGAGCGCGCAATCCTGATCGCTGAGCAATTGACCCCTTCGCAGACTGCCAGCCTGGATACACGCAAAGTGCTGGGTTTTGTCACCGTCGGCGGAGGCGCGACCAGCCACGTCGCGATCCTCGCCCGCGCCCTTGGCCTGCCGGCCATTTGCGGTGTTTCGGCCCAGGTACTGGGGTTGGCCAACGGCAAGCAGGTGTTGCTCGACGCCGACAAAGGCGAACTGCACTTGGACCCGGACCTGGCCGAAATCGAACAATTGGAAGCCGCCCGCAAGCAGCAGGTGCTTCGCCATCAACGCGATGTGGCGCAGGCGTCTTTGCCCGCCACCACCCGAGACGGTCATCACGTCGAAGTCACCGCCAACGTGGCCTCGTTGGAGGAAGTGGAGCAATCCCTGACCCTTGGCGGCGAAGGCGTCGGCCTGTTGCGTTCGGAATTCCTCTACCTGGACCGCAACCGCGTGCCGAGCCCTGACGAACAAGCGGCTACCTACACGGCCATCGCCCGTGCCCTGGGCGCCGAGCGCAACCTGGTGGTGCGCACCTTGGACGTCGGTGGCGACAAACCCTTGGCTTATGTGCCGATGGATGCCGAAACCAACCCGTTCCTCGGGCTGCGCGGCATCCGCCTGTGCCTGGAGCGTCCCGAGCTGCTGCGCGAACAGTTCCGTGCGATCCTCGCCAGTGCCGGTTTTGCACGCCTGCATATCATGCTGCCGATGGTCAGCCTGCTCTCCGAGTTGCACCTGGCGCGCAAGATGCTCGAAGAAGAAGCGCTGGCCCTGGGGCTCACCGAGCTACCGAAGCTGGGCATCATGATCGAGGTGCCGTCTGCGGCGTTGATGGCGGATGTGTTTGCGCCCCATGTGGATTTCTTTTCGATCGGCACCAATGACCTGACCCAATACACCCTGGCCATGGACCGCGACCACCCGCGGCTGGCCGGCCAGGCCGACAGCTTTCACCCGGCGGTGCTGCGCCTGATCGCGACCACCGTCAAGGCCGCCCATGCCCACGGCAAATGGGTGGGCGTGTGCGGGGCGTTGGCGTCCGAAGCCTTGGCCGTGCCGGTATTGATCGGGCTGGGGGTGGATGAGTTGTCTGTCAGTGTGCCGCTGATCCCGACCATCAAGGCCACCGTACGCGAGCTGGACCTGGCGGACTGCCAGATCATCGCCCGCCAGGTACTGGGCCTGGAAGAGGCCGCCCAAGTGCGCGAGGCCTTGCGCCTGTATCACGCGGCCACCGTTGAAACCTCACCTGTCGTGGAGCACTGA
- a CDS encoding maltoporin: protein MKTTIKLGLVASCLSLPFGAQALEFAGYLRSGVGTSTGSGKRQCFQLPGAQTKYRLGNECEQYAELELRQDLLTLDDGSVLSVDAMASLYNQYDRALKFQGENNGSARMPQMYAQWSNLPSLNGGSLWAGRRYYKRNDIHISDFYYWNQSATGGGIEDVLIGDLKYSYALSRKDNLYQKEYATRHDFNIAGFKTNPGGELELGLSYIEKAGGRDTNSGWAITAQHVQKAFLGGKNKFALQYGEGPGTGLGYTGNTRLDNSSKSYRAVEFFDWQVTPRFGGQIEAVYQKDIRPGSQDQTWMSVGVRPAYAISEQFKLVTELGHDQVDASGGTRKLSKFTFAPTWSPKGPDFWARPEVRLYYTYASWNEAAKRAANELAAGSALSDTGAYGTARHGSNVGVQVEYWWK from the coding sequence ATGAAAACAACAATAAAGCTGGGCCTAGTAGCATCGTGCCTGAGCCTGCCATTCGGCGCGCAGGCCCTGGAATTTGCCGGTTACCTGCGCAGTGGCGTGGGCACTTCAACCGGCAGTGGCAAGCGGCAGTGTTTCCAACTGCCGGGCGCGCAAACCAAATACCGCTTGGGCAACGAATGCGAGCAGTACGCCGAACTGGAATTGCGCCAGGACCTGCTGACCCTCGACGATGGTTCGGTGCTCAGCGTCGACGCCATGGCCTCCCTGTACAACCAATACGACCGCGCCCTTAAATTCCAGGGTGAAAACAACGGCTCGGCGCGCATGCCGCAGATGTATGCGCAATGGTCGAACCTGCCCAGTCTCAACGGCGGGTCGCTGTGGGCCGGGCGGCGTTACTACAAACGTAATGACATCCATATCTCCGACTTCTACTACTGGAACCAGAGCGCCACGGGCGGCGGTATCGAGGACGTGCTGATTGGCGACTTGAAATACAGCTACGCCCTTTCGCGCAAGGACAACCTGTACCAGAAGGAATACGCCACCCGTCACGATTTCAACATTGCGGGCTTCAAGACCAACCCCGGTGGCGAGCTGGAGCTGGGCTTGAGCTACATCGAAAAGGCCGGCGGGCGCGATACCAACAGCGGTTGGGCGATCACGGCGCAGCACGTACAAAAGGCTTTCCTGGGCGGCAAGAACAAATTCGCCCTGCAGTACGGCGAAGGTCCTGGCACCGGCCTGGGTTACACCGGCAATACCCGCTTGGACAACAGCAGCAAAAGCTATCGCGCCGTCGAGTTTTTCGACTGGCAGGTGACCCCGCGTTTCGGCGGGCAGATCGAGGCGGTGTACCAGAAAGATATCCGTCCCGGCAGCCAGGACCAGACCTGGATGTCCGTCGGCGTGCGCCCGGCCTATGCGATCAGCGAGCAGTTCAAGCTGGTCACCGAACTCGGCCATGATCAGGTCGATGCCAGTGGTGGCACGCGCAAGCTGAGCAAGTTCACCTTCGCCCCGACCTGGTCGCCCAAAGGCCCGGATTTTTGGGCGCGGCCGGAGGTGCGTTTGTATTACACCTATGCCAGTTGGAACGAAGCGGCCAAGCGTGCGGCGAATGAGCTGGCGGCGGGTTCGGCGTTGTCCGACACCGGCGCCTACGGCACTGCGCGGCATGGCTCGAACGTCGGCGTGCAAGTCGAATACTGGTGGAAATGA
- the treC gene encoding alpha,alpha-phosphotrehalase has product MQDWQHSVIYQIYPKSFHSHAGNATGDLLGIVDKLDYLKWLGVDCLWITPFLRSPQRDNGYDISDYYAIDPSYGTMADCDLLISEAAQRGIKLMLDIVVNHTSIEHEWFQQARSSLDNPYRDFYIWRDQPNNWESKFGGSAWEYEAQTGQYFLHLFDHTQADLNWDNPKVRAEVFKLMRFWRDKGVGGFRLDVINLISKPADFPEDNSDGRRFYTDGPNVHAYLQEMHREVFEGHDLINVGEMSSTSLEHCIRYSRPESKELSMTFNFHHLKVDYPNLQKWVRADFDFLQLKQILSDWQLGMQAGGGWNALFWCNHDQPRVVSRFGDDGEHRVVSAKMLATALHFLQGTPFVYQGEELGMTNPGFDKIEHYRDVETLNIFRLKRDAGESEASSMAAIMQKSRDNGRTPMQWNNQANAGFSTGEPWIGIPANAAQINVEQQLDDPDSVLHHYRALIALRRHESLIQEGVYRPLLQDHLQVWAYLREGHGERLLVLNNFYGQPCEIQLPGNVISGGTEQRLLISNYPDCPMRTRTVVLRPYESFVLHLKD; this is encoded by the coding sequence ATGCAAGACTGGCAACACTCGGTGATCTACCAGATCTACCCCAAAAGCTTCCACAGCCACGCGGGTAACGCCACCGGTGACCTGCTGGGTATCGTGGATAAACTCGATTACCTCAAGTGGCTGGGGGTCGACTGCCTGTGGATCACCCCGTTCCTGCGTTCACCGCAGCGCGACAACGGCTACGACATCAGCGACTACTACGCCATCGATCCCAGCTACGGGACCATGGCCGACTGCGACCTGCTGATCAGCGAAGCGGCCCAGCGCGGCATCAAGCTGATGCTCGACATCGTGGTCAATCACACCTCCATCGAGCATGAGTGGTTCCAGCAGGCACGCAGCAGCCTCGACAACCCGTACCGTGACTTCTATATCTGGCGCGACCAGCCGAACAACTGGGAATCCAAGTTCGGTGGCTCAGCCTGGGAATACGAAGCGCAAACCGGCCAGTACTTCCTGCACCTGTTCGATCACACCCAGGCCGACCTCAACTGGGACAACCCCAAGGTGCGCGCCGAGGTGTTCAAGCTGATGCGCTTCTGGCGCGACAAGGGTGTGGGCGGTTTCCGCCTGGACGTGATCAACCTGATCTCCAAGCCCGCCGATTTCCCCGAAGACAACAGCGATGGCCGTCGCTTCTACACCGACGGCCCGAACGTGCATGCATACCTGCAGGAAATGCACCGCGAAGTCTTCGAGGGCCATGACCTGATCAACGTCGGCGAGATGTCGTCCACCAGCCTGGAACACTGCATCCGCTATTCGCGGCCGGAGTCCAAAGAGCTGTCGATGACCTTCAACTTTCATCACCTGAAAGTCGATTACCCGAACTTGCAGAAGTGGGTGCGCGCCGACTTTGATTTCCTGCAGCTCAAGCAGATTCTCTCTGACTGGCAACTCGGCATGCAGGCGGGTGGCGGCTGGAACGCACTGTTCTGGTGTAACCACGACCAGCCTCGAGTGGTCTCGCGATTTGGTGATGACGGCGAACACCGGGTGGTCTCGGCCAAGATGCTCGCCACGGCGTTGCACTTCCTCCAGGGCACGCCCTTTGTGTACCAGGGCGAAGAGCTGGGCATGACCAACCCAGGGTTCGACAAGATCGAGCACTACCGTGATGTCGAGACCCTGAACATCTTCCGCCTCAAGCGCGATGCGGGGGAGTCCGAGGCGTCGAGCATGGCGGCGATCATGCAGAAGTCCCGCGATAACGGGCGCACGCCCATGCAGTGGAACAACCAGGCGAATGCCGGTTTCAGCACGGGCGAGCCGTGGATCGGTATCCCGGCCAATGCGGCGCAGATCAATGTCGAGCAGCAACTGGATGACCCGGACTCGGTGCTGCATCACTACCGCGCGCTGATCGCCTTGCGTCGCCATGAATCGCTGATTCAGGAGGGCGTTTACCGCCCGTTGCTGCAAGACCACCTTCAGGTCTGGGCATACCTGCGCGAAGGTCATGGCGAGCGGTTGCTGGTGCTGAACAACTTCTACGGCCAGCCGTGCGAGATCCAACTGCCCGGCAACGTGATCAGTGGGGGCACCGAGCAACGCCTGCTGATCAGCAACTACCCCGATTGCCCGATGCGTACCCGCACAGTCGTGCTGCGCCCCTACGAATCCTTTGTGCTGCACCTCAAGGACTGA
- the treP gene encoding PTS system trehalose-specific EIIBC component: MSHDYSNIAREILENLGGSDNLEQAAHCVTRLRLALKDPSRVKSSALNQVDLVKGSFFTGGLFQVVIGPGEVEKVYAALREQTGLAAATIADVKKKGADKTNAMQRLVRVFSDVFMPILPALIIAGLLMGVNNLMGAKGMFIEGKTLLEAYPNLDGLWSLINLMANTSFVFLPALVGWSAAKRFGGSEILGIVLGLMLVHPDLLNAWNYGKAVAGLDGQSLPYFDIFGWFKIEKVGYQGQILPILMAAYVMSVIEKWLRARVPNAIQLLVVPITTIVVTGVLALAIIGPVTRHLGILITEGVVTLFDLAPMLGGAIFGLLYAPLVITGMHHMFLAVDLQLISTQGGTFIWPMIVMSNLAQGSAALAVFYMTRNARDKSMASTSAVSAYFGITEPAMFGVNLRFKFPFYAALLGSALGSIFLSLNKVQASAIGVGGLPGFISIVPSAIPMFVIGMVIAMVVPFVLTCALSMKIVRPGYRVA; encoded by the coding sequence ATGAGCCACGACTATTCGAACATTGCCCGCGAGATTCTCGAGAACCTCGGGGGCAGCGACAACCTTGAGCAAGCTGCCCACTGCGTGACTCGCCTGCGCCTGGCGCTCAAGGACCCGAGCCGGGTCAAGAGCAGCGCCTTGAACCAGGTTGACCTCGTCAAGGGCTCGTTTTTCACCGGGGGCCTGTTCCAGGTGGTGATCGGCCCCGGCGAAGTGGAAAAAGTCTACGCCGCGCTGCGGGAACAGACCGGCCTCGCCGCCGCCACCATCGCCGACGTCAAGAAAAAGGGCGCCGACAAGACCAATGCCATGCAGCGCCTGGTGCGGGTGTTCTCCGATGTGTTCATGCCGATCCTGCCTGCGCTGATCATTGCCGGCCTGTTGATGGGCGTGAACAACCTGATGGGCGCCAAGGGCATGTTCATCGAGGGCAAGACGCTGCTGGAGGCCTATCCGAACCTGGATGGCCTGTGGAGCCTGATCAACCTGATGGCCAACACCTCGTTCGTGTTCTTGCCGGCGCTGGTGGGCTGGTCGGCGGCCAAGCGCTTTGGCGGCAGTGAAATCCTCGGCATCGTGCTCGGCCTGATGCTGGTTCACCCGGACCTGCTCAACGCCTGGAACTATGGCAAGGCGGTCGCCGGGCTGGATGGCCAGAGCCTGCCGTACTTCGATATTTTCGGTTGGTTCAAGATCGAGAAAGTGGGTTACCAGGGGCAGATCCTGCCTATCCTGATGGCGGCCTATGTGATGAGCGTCATCGAGAAATGGCTGCGGGCGCGGGTGCCGAATGCGATTCAACTGCTCGTCGTACCGATCACCACCATCGTCGTTACCGGTGTGCTGGCCCTGGCGATCATTGGCCCGGTCACCCGTCACCTGGGCATCCTGATTACCGAAGGCGTGGTCACCCTCTTTGACCTGGCGCCGATGCTGGGCGGGGCGATTTTCGGCCTGCTGTATGCCCCGCTGGTGATCACCGGCATGCACCATATGTTCCTCGCCGTGGACCTGCAATTGATCTCCACCCAGGGCGGCACCTTTATCTGGCCGATGATCGTCATGTCCAACCTGGCCCAGGGCAGCGCCGCGCTCGCGGTGTTCTACATGACCCGTAATGCGCGGGACAAAAGCATGGCCTCGACCTCAGCGGTTTCCGCCTACTTCGGCATTACAGAGCCCGCGATGTTCGGCGTGAACCTGCGCTTCAAATTCCCGTTTTATGCCGCGCTGCTGGGTTCGGCGCTGGGCAGCATCTTCCTGTCGTTGAACAAGGTCCAGGCCTCGGCCATCGGGGTCGGCGGCCTGCCTGGGTTTATCTCGATCGTGCCGAGCGCCATTCCGATGTTTGTGATCGGGATGGTCATCGCGATGGTCGTGCCGTTTGTTTTGACCTGCGCATTGAGCATGAAGATCGTGCGGCCTGGATACAGGGTTGCCTGA
- the treR gene encoding trehalose operon repressor, whose translation MSKYNQIYTDLLANITTERLQRGTRLPSETELMDAYQASRGTVRRAIEQLQERGFAQKIHGKGTFVLSPNPIEFQLGGIVSFHETHADLGDDVRTEVVEFTQFPLEGSLQQHIEAEPGTLITRIKRVRRIGGKRVILDINHFVADLIPGLDRDIAEQSIYAFIEQTLQLQISYAQRTIEALPRSKDDQAHLDLDGQSHVIVVSNQTFLQDGRQFEYTESRHTLDKFYFSDIARR comes from the coding sequence ATGAGCAAATACAACCAGATCTATACCGATCTGCTTGCCAACATCACCACTGAACGCCTGCAACGTGGCACCCGTCTTCCCTCCGAAACCGAATTGATGGATGCCTACCAGGCCAGCCGTGGCACCGTGCGTCGGGCCATCGAGCAGTTGCAGGAGCGTGGGTTCGCGCAAAAAATCCACGGCAAGGGCACTTTCGTGTTGTCGCCCAACCCCATCGAGTTCCAATTGGGTGGCATCGTCAGCTTCCACGAAACCCACGCCGACCTGGGCGACGACGTACGCACCGAAGTGGTCGAGTTCACCCAGTTCCCACTGGAAGGCTCATTGCAACAACACATCGAAGCCGAACCCGGCACCCTGATCACGCGGATCAAGCGCGTCCGGCGCATCGGCGGCAAACGGGTGATCCTCGACATCAACCACTTTGTCGCCGACCTGATTCCCGGCCTGGACCGCGACATCGCCGAGCAGTCGATCTACGCGTTCATCGAGCAGACGCTGCAGCTGCAGATCAGCTATGCGCAACGCACCATCGAAGCCCTGCCCCGCAGCAAAGACGACCAGGCGCACCTCGACCTCGACGGCCAGAGCCATGTGATCGTGGTGAGTAACCAGACGTTTTTGCAGGATGGGCGCCAGTTCGAGTACACCGAATCGCGGCATACGCTGGATAAGTTTTACTTTTCGGATATTGCCCGACGGTAA
- a CDS encoding NAD(P)H-dependent oxidoreductase, producing MALKDTLHWRYATKSYNGDKVAQEKIDPILEAIRLAPSSSGLQPFKVLIITNRELKAQLQPICANQQQISTASHLLIFAAWDEYTPERINGFFEYSNKIRNLPASVTDDYRLSLLDSFGSMSKEQQYFHASKQCYIALGFALVAAAELGVDATPMEGFDNQAVNALLKLPEQGLNSSVLLALGYRDTESDWLVKLEKVRRDKAHMFVEIA from the coding sequence ATGGCATTGAAAGACACGCTTCATTGGCGCTATGCAACCAAAAGCTACAACGGCGACAAGGTCGCGCAAGAAAAAATTGATCCGATCCTGGAAGCCATACGCCTGGCCCCCAGCAGTTCGGGCCTGCAGCCTTTCAAGGTGTTAATCATCACTAACCGCGAGTTGAAGGCGCAATTGCAGCCGATCTGCGCCAACCAACAGCAAATTTCCACAGCGTCCCACTTGTTGATTTTTGCTGCCTGGGATGAATACACACCTGAGCGGATCAATGGGTTTTTTGAATACAGCAACAAAATACGTAACCTGCCTGCCAGTGTCACCGATGATTACCGGCTATCGCTGCTCGATTCTTTCGGCAGCATGAGCAAGGAGCAGCAGTATTTCCACGCGTCCAAACAGTGCTACATCGCCTTGGGATTCGCGTTGGTAGCGGCAGCTGAACTGGGCGTAGATGCCACGCCCATGGAAGGATTCGACAACCAGGCAGTGAATGCGCTTCTGAAGCTTCCCGAACAGGGGTTGAACAGTTCCGTTCTTTTGGCCCTGGGCTACCGGGATACTGAAAGCGATTGGCTGGTGAAACTCGAAAAGGTCCGGCGCGACAAGGCGCATATGTTCGTGGAGATTGCGTAG